TCGCCGCATTCCGTGATCGTGCAAGGAGGCGCCTATGGCGAGCATCAGATAACAGGCGTCTCGATCGATGGCAAGCAACGCTCTGTCGGCGGACGCTCGTTTGTCGTGCACTTAGCGCCGGGCTGCGGGACACAGCTTGCCCTCGATGTGCAGCGTTACGCCAATCCCCCTTCGCTTGTGCAGCCGTGGGACGACGATTTGTAACCCGTCGTGGCCGCTCAGCCGCGCGAGTTTGGCGAGTACTGAGCCTTCGGGTAAGCCACGGCCCGAATTGCCGGCATGACCGGCGCAACCGGCTCGTTGACCGCACTGTTTCAGTCAACCACAATCAATGATTCACCGTCCACTCGGGCGAAGCTGAGCGGTCTGCCTCCGAGGCAGGGCCGGTCTGCGTCATGCTCATCTCGAGGTACCCGGCCCGCTAACGCCCCGTTCGTCCCCCGATGCTCTTCCAGACCTACGAATTCGTAGTTTTGATGCTGGTCGTTCTGGCCGGCATTGTCGTGCTGCGACGGGCCACTGCGCAGCACTGGATGTTGCTGGTCGCCAGTTACGTTTTCTACGCCTGGTGGGACGTGCGGTTTCTGATTCTGCTGCTGCTCACTTCGATGATCGACTATTCCGCCGCCTTGGGCATTTACGGCGTGCGGCTGCGTCGGGGCGAATTGGCGCGGCTCAGTGCGCTGTTGATCGCCGGAGCCTACCTGACCCTTGGGCTCAATTGGCCCGCCGTGCAGCGCGGAACGACGCACGTCACCCTGGCCGAGTTTTTCCAACCCGGCTGGGCCAGCGCCTATTGGGCCATTCTGGCCATTGCGGCCTTTGCCGCCGTCGGTCCCGTGATCTACACCCAGTATTTCCGACTGTCCGAAAACGGCCGTCGCAACGCCTTTCTGGCCACCAGCATGGTCGCCAATCTGGTCATCCTGGGCTTTTTCAAATACTTCAATTTCTTTCGCGACAACCTTGTCGGCCTGGGGCACATGCTGGGCTACGACTGGGTGCCCCCCGCGCTGGATGTCGCGCTGCCGGTAGGCATCAGCTTTTACACCTTCGTCACGATGAGTTACGGCATCGACGCCTATCGCGGCGACATCGTGCCCGAGCGGTCGTTCCTGCGGATGGCGCTTTTCGTGTCGTACTTTCCGCACCTCGTTGCGGGCCCGATCATCCGCCCCGAGCAGTTGTTGCCCACGCTGCACAAGCCCTGGACTTTGACTTCGGAGCGCTTTTTGAGCGGGCTGCACCTGTCGATCGTGGGCATGATCAAAAAGGTGCTCATCGCCGATTCGATCGCTCCCTTGGTCGAAGTGCTCCTGGGAGATCCCCTCGGTCAGCCCAGCATCGCGATCATGCTGGGGGCGGCGCTATTCGCCGTGCAGATCTATTGCGATTTCTCGGGCTATACCGATGTGGCCCGCGGCGTCAGTCGCATGCTCGGCGTCGAGCTGCCGCTGAACTTCAACTTCCCTTATTTCAGCACCTCGATCACCGAATTCTGGCGCCGCTGGCATATCAGCCTGTCGAGTTGGCTGCGCGATTACCTGTACATACCGCTGGGCGGCGGCCGCGTCGCGCTACCTCGAATTTATTTCAATCTTCTCACGACCATGGTGCTGGGCGGATTATGGCACGGGGCCAGTTGGAATTT
This genomic stretch from Pirellulales bacterium harbors:
- a CDS encoding MBOAT family O-acyltransferase; translated protein: MLFQTYEFVVLMLVVLAGIVVLRRATAQHWMLLVASYVFYAWWDVRFLILLLLTSMIDYSAALGIYGVRLRRGELARLSALLIAGAYLTLGLNWPAVQRGTTHVTLAEFFQPGWASAYWAILAIAAFAAVGPVIYTQYFRLSENGRRNAFLATSMVANLVILGFFKYFNFFRDNLVGLGHMLGYDWVPPALDVALPVGISFYTFVTMSYGIDAYRGDIVPERSFLRMALFVSYFPHLVAGPIIRPEQLLPTLHKPWTLTSERFLSGLHLSIVGMIKKVLIADSIAPLVEVLLGDPLGQPSIAIMLGAALFAVQIYCDFSGYTDVARGVSRMLGVELPLNFNFPYFSTSITEFWRRWHISLSSWLRDYLYIPLGGGRVALPRIYFNLLTTMVLGGLWHGASWNFVIWGTYQGVLLCINRFFSEWKQKSQRLTALFEQPAMQVVCWAVTMYFVLLGWLIFRVTNLEQLLVAMKSYVFFDGRWQLTGLGLDSASALVPLATFAIFIVLHAWSFFAIRWAELLDRLPSRLLPICYVLVAWLFYVAWPVANAPFIYFQF